CTCACCAGAAAGGTGCCTCCTTCGGGGTGTCCTTGGGATGCTGTCCCCGTTAAGAATTCCCCATGGGAAGGCACTTTTCCTTTATCTGTCGCCATTTTTCAAGGGTAACCCTGCGAAATCCCGGTTAATCGCCTCCCTTCCCCCTGGCTCTTAGCGGATAAAAAACTCACCTCCAACCCTTTGTAATCTCACGATGATAGTGTCTTTCCTAAACCGGTGGTTTTAGAGGAGTCTCGAACAATCAGCTCCGGGGCAATCTTCACCTTCATGGGACGGATCTGGGAGCCCCGGGTGAGATACTGGGTGATGTATTCCATGGCCCACTGACAGACCTGATCGATGGGCCAGTTTACCGATGACAACGGCGGCACCGTGTTTTCTACGATGGAGGCCAGATCATTGTAGCCCACCACTGCTACCTGGTGGGGAACCGCCACCCCCTGATAATGCAAGACTTCCATCAGTCGCTGCGCCACATGATCTGCCCAGACAAAAACTCCGTTGACACCCTTTTCCCGGACTTGTTCACCGAGTGCGAGCGAACGAAGGATGGCCTCTTCCCAGCGCAGGGGGGGCAGCCCCTGTTCGGACATGGCTTTGCAGTATCCCTCCCAACGCATCCGGGGGGAATAATGGTCCTGATCAAGACCCAGGAAAGCCACTTTTTTTCTACCTTGGGCCAATAGGTGGGAGGTGGCAAGATACCCACCATAGCAATCGTCACTGATGAAGGAAGAAACGTTAGGAAGGGTGCTTTCCCGATGGATCAGCACCAGTTGTACCTGGGATCTCACCGCTTCGGTGCACACTGCGGTATCCGGTGTGCAACAGAAGTAGATGACCAGTTTAATATCCCTGCTTTTCATGATCTGCAGTTGGGCTTTAGGGTTCCGGGAGTAGTCACTGATTACCACACAATCACTGCGCAACAGTCCTTCTTGTAACACCGCAAGGCCCTTGGTATAAGGGCTCGCGAGGGAGATATCCGCCGAGGGTAAGACCAACAGTATTTCCTCTTGGTACTTCCTTTTGGGAATGTACCCGTGGTGCCTTGCCAATTGCTTGATCCTTGCGCGAAGCTCCTCACTGACTCCCGCTTTGTCATTGAGCGCCCGCGAGACAGTGGCTGTGGACGTTCCGGCTAATCTGGCTAGATCCTGGACGGTGACTTTGCCTTCTTTCAACAGGCCACTTCCTTTCCTGGGATGATGCCGATGAGATCACCGGATCTTTGCCACCTACCGCGATTATCGTGCGTAGTATCTATGTATCCAATGAACCGAACGTAAACTATGATGTAAGAAAAGGTTAGAATTACGTAACAATTTAAGTAATTTTACCATAACACACCCTTGAATTCCTGTCAAACTTGATCCCGTTGGTGGGAACCGAAAAAAGGGGAAGGCACTGAGCTAGGAGCACTAAGTTCCCTTCTCCTTTGTAGGAAACGAACTGAGCGGACTCCGTGTCCTATCGTGTAAAGGAAAGGGCAAATTCCATGATGTGCTTACGGGCCTTGACCTGGTTCTGGGGGATACGGTACTCCGTCGATGCTTGCATGGGTGCCGTCGAGGTACTAATCGGTCTCGCATTTAGGGACAGTTCCTGATCATGGACGGCCTCTGGTAATCCGCTACAGAGATGTGGTGGAGGTCAGAATGGAAGGGGAGAGGGTTGGATGCCAAGGATCCTACTTGGTTGCAGGAGTCTCTCGACGTATAGGTACGGGGATACAGCCGCAGTAACCTTCCCTTCTAGCCAACATACCGACTCCCCTCCAGAGGAGGCCTAGTGGTCAGAAGAAACTGGCCGTGGAGGAAGTGCTTGTCCACATGTTGGATAGTATTCACGGGTCAATTGTCCCTAGATCAGCTGGTCCAATATGCCTACGGTTTTTCCACCGCCTTTGGGAAAAACCACCCCGGCAAGATGACCTAGGGATAGGCTAGCAGTGAGGGCGGGGACGGGTAGTAATTAAGAAAGGGGGATAGTTGGGACCAACTGCGGTGAGGGAATGATGCAAGAGGGAGACTGGAAGGTTCAAAAAAGACGTATAAGTCAAAGACCCTCCTGTTGGAAGGCCTTTGACTCCAGGGGCTCCACTTATTTCGATGTAACCGAGATTACCTTCGCCCCGGGTTGAGCAGATCCTCGATCCAGATGATCTGTTGCCCTTCGATGGA
The sequence above is drawn from the Bacillota bacterium genome and encodes:
- a CDS encoding LacI family transcriptional regulator, which produces MKEGKVTVQDLARLAGTSTATVSRALNDKAGVSEELRARIKQLARHHGYIPKRKYQEEILLVLPSADISLASPYTKGLAVLQEGLLRSDCVVISDYSRNPKAQLQIMKSRDIKLVIYFCCTPDTAVCTEAVRSQVQLVLIHRESTLPNVSSFISDDCYGGYLATSHLLAQGRKKVAFLGLDQDHYSPRMRWEGYCKAMSEQGLPPLRWEEAILRSLALGEQVREKGVNGVFVWADHVAQRLMEVLHYQGVAVPHQVAVVGYNDLASIVENTVPPLSSVNWPIDQVCQWAMEYITQYLTRGSQIRPMKVKIAPELIVRDSSKTTGLGKTLSS